A single genomic interval of Xyrauchen texanus isolate HMW12.3.18 chromosome 8, RBS_HiC_50CHRs, whole genome shotgun sequence harbors:
- the LOC127647611 gene encoding DNA-directed RNA polymerases I, II, and III subunit RPABC2-like, whose amino-acid sequence MLYIVELLLMCLHLQEDQENVQIFPAGDGQQANQKRNLTQYMTKYECARVLVTRALQIVMCVPLMVELEGETDPLKSAMKELVSGVYKLRKIPIIIHRYLPDGSYEDWGCDKLIITD is encoded by the exons ATGCTTTATATTGTGGAACTGTTGTTGATGTGTTTGCATCTTCAGGAGGATCAGGAGAACGTTCAGATTTTTCCGGCAGGTGATGGTCAACAGGCCAATCAGAAGAGAAACCTCACTCAATACATGACTAAATATGAGTGTGCACGAGTGCTGGTAACACGAGCGCTGCAGATTGT GATGTGTGTGCCACTGATGGTGGAGCTGGAAGGAGAGACGGATCCGCTGAAGAGTGCCATGAAAGAGCTTGTATCAGGCGTTTACAAGCTGCG AAAGATTCCCATCATCATCCACAGATATCTTCCAGATGGCAGTTATGAGGACTGGGGCTGTGACAAGCTCATCATTACTGACTGA